The segment ATCAAGCCCCGGTCTTGTTTCGGTTTGTCCATTCAATCGCCCACGTGGTGAATGCACCCGTTCCCAAATCCATCCATGTCGTGCTGGAACCGAATGCGGCCGCCCATTTTCGTGGCGGAGCGAAAGGTTTCCGCGAGAACGACCTGATACTAACCATCGGCTTGCCGCTGCTATCCACGATGAATCTCTCACAATTCGCGGGAATTATCGCTCATGAGTTGGGTCACTTCAGTCAGGGTGGCGGGATGCGCCTCCGCTGTATGGTCATCGCAATTCATAATTGGTTCGCCAAGATGGTTCTTGAACGTGACGCCTTCGACGATGAACTCAACGAAATGGTTCAATCTGACACTTACCTGATGCGTACTGCGGCTCGATTCTTTTTGACACTGACCTGGCTGGTTCGCATCCAGTTCTGGTTTCTGATGATCTCGTCCAAGGCGCTATATTGTCTGCTCTCGCGCCAGCTCGAGTTTGATGCCGACAGTTATGAAGCGCGATTGGTCGGTCCAGAGGTCTTCGAAGAATCGCTCAAAGCCATGAACAAACTTCAGCTCAGCTTCGAGGCTGTCCTGAATGAGATTCTCCGCGAAGCGAGTCGGGCACGCAGCACCACTTATGAGTTTCCCGAAAACCTACCGCGGCTTGTGACCGAGCACACAAAGCGAATGTCGCCGGATCTTATGGAAATTGTAAACCATGTTGTTTACGAAAAGCAGACCTCGTGGTTGGACTCTCATCCTTCGGATGGCGAACGGTTGGAGGCGGTTTGTAATCTTGGATTCGACGGTCAGTACAAAAACAGTTATCCCGCGACTGTACTCGTTCCTAATTTCGACAGCATTGCTAAGAAGATGACTGGCAAGTCCTTCACCTCGCTCTCGGCCTGGTTATAGTCTGGATTGATGGACCTGATTTCACTTTGCGGTCACAACGGCATTCGATAAGATCCGGATACGAATAATGTGCCGACGCCCTTTCTCTTCAGGATCAGGGAAGGACTCGGGATCGAACCCTGACCGGGAATGTGCCCGCTTCCCGG is part of the Polystyrenella longa genome and harbors:
- a CDS encoding M48 family metallopeptidase, translated to MLGETQVISASKTQPIPIAFRKTRPSKKAVRSQSLIKGLEKPFPKAKTRRRYLGTTIFVAMTMTLLPLIYVSMVSTIGYGLYRLAISKYLFEMLPVTLALPVYLTSILIVTSLIALMLKPIWAPPSRRKRQRALRPDQAPVLFRFVHSIAHVVNAPVPKSIHVVLEPNAAAHFRGGAKGFRENDLILTIGLPLLSTMNLSQFAGIIAHELGHFSQGGGMRLRCMVIAIHNWFAKMVLERDAFDDELNEMVQSDTYLMRTAARFFLTLTWLVRIQFWFLMISSKALYCLLSRQLEFDADSYEARLVGPEVFEESLKAMNKLQLSFEAVLNEILREASRARSTTYEFPENLPRLVTEHTKRMSPDLMEIVNHVVYEKQTSWLDSHPSDGERLEAVCNLGFDGQYKNSYPATVLVPNFDSIAKKMTGKSFTSLSAWL